The following are encoded together in the Novipirellula artificiosorum genome:
- a CDS encoding glycosyltransferase family 9 protein, whose amino-acid sequence MQKNSTENRDGPRILISRLSAIGDAILTLPVAAALRHEFPNAYLGWAVEKKSAPMVRRHRALDAVIELKRKWYTSPQRIRNVRSLLRPHQFDIAIDCQGKTKSALAGWLSGASQRIGFAGAHGSELSRFFNNVRVAPAFHHVTDRSLELLSPLGVHAPQVRWDLPIPDASMLWANRWRRTLKHPRLAVLNPGGTWPSKLWEADRFASTAKYLRDRYEFKSAIVWGTPSEKETANRIVADADGAALLAPDTDLHHLAALISTSELFISGDTGPLHMAVAVGVPTIGLYGATRPGDSGPYGQISLQKAYEQGSRRHRRRADNAAMRAIGVDHVCEAIDELEMHRQIAAKVA is encoded by the coding sequence ATGCAGAAGAATTCAACGGAGAACCGTGACGGGCCACGGATTCTGATCAGTCGGCTCAGTGCGATTGGCGATGCGATCTTAACCCTGCCGGTTGCCGCGGCGCTGCGCCATGAATTTCCGAATGCTTACCTCGGATGGGCGGTTGAGAAGAAGTCAGCGCCGATGGTCCGCCGGCATCGAGCGCTCGATGCCGTCATTGAACTGAAACGCAAATGGTACACGTCGCCCCAACGCATTCGCAACGTTCGCTCGCTGCTTCGCCCGCACCAGTTCGATATTGCGATCGATTGCCAAGGAAAAACCAAATCGGCATTGGCCGGTTGGCTCTCCGGCGCATCGCAGCGGATCGGTTTCGCCGGTGCCCACGGCAGTGAACTTAGCCGTTTCTTTAACAATGTCCGTGTCGCTCCTGCCTTTCACCATGTCACAGATCGATCGCTCGAACTGCTTTCCCCTTTGGGGGTCCACGCGCCGCAGGTTCGCTGGGATTTGCCGATCCCGGATGCCTCGATGTTGTGGGCCAACCGTTGGCGAAGAACCTTGAAGCATCCACGATTGGCGGTTCTCAACCCCGGCGGCACTTGGCCATCCAAACTTTGGGAGGCCGACCGGTTTGCATCGACTGCGAAGTACCTACGCGACCGCTATGAATTCAAAAGCGCCATCGTTTGGGGAACTCCTAGCGAAAAAGAAACCGCCAACCGCATCGTAGCCGATGCCGACGGAGCGGCACTGTTAGCACCCGATACGGATTTGCATCACTTAGCCGCACTGATCAGCACCTCGGAATTGTTCATCAGCGGCGACACCGGCCCGTTGCACATGGCCGTCGCCGTCGGCGTGCCCACCATTGGGCTCTACGGCGCGACCCGGCCCGGTGACAGTGGCCCGTACGGACAAATCTCGCTGCAAAAAGCATACGAACAGGGTTCACGGCGCCATCGTCGCCGAGCCGATAATGCCGCGATGCGAGCGATCGGCGTCGATCATGTTTGCGAAGCCATCGACGAATTGGAAATGCATCGACAAATCGCCGCCAAGGTCGCATAA
- a CDS encoding glycosyl transferase: MVANVLCIKWGSKYGSEYVNRLLSGVREHLSLPFRFVCLTDNATGIDPQVDIHPLPVTPFDENAFDARKGGETWRKVGLFQPNLANLQGDTLFLDLDVVITGSLDDFFTYRSGSFCVIHDWLEKRRAWIPGRDGRVGNTSVFRFDPEQHARVYHHFCAHQTEVLEQFRIEQQYVSRTLLDDLAFWPSEWVCSFKRSCRPKFPLNLIRDPYQPSDMRVLAFHGYPLPDQAIAGYSAGPFKSTRPATWLKTYWNDAA; this comes from the coding sequence ATGGTAGCAAACGTTCTGTGTATCAAATGGGGAAGTAAGTACGGCAGTGAGTACGTCAACCGGTTGCTGAGCGGGGTTCGCGAACACCTATCGTTGCCGTTTCGCTTCGTTTGCCTGACCGACAATGCCACCGGGATTGACCCGCAAGTCGACATTCATCCGTTACCGGTAACCCCCTTCGACGAAAATGCGTTCGACGCTCGTAAGGGTGGCGAAACCTGGCGTAAAGTGGGACTCTTTCAGCCCAATTTAGCGAATTTACAAGGCGACACCCTGTTCTTGGATCTTGACGTCGTTATCACCGGATCACTGGATGATTTTTTCACCTACCGCAGCGGATCCTTCTGCGTGATTCATGATTGGCTCGAAAAACGCCGAGCATGGATACCAGGCCGCGATGGCCGTGTGGGGAACACCTCGGTATTCCGCTTCGATCCCGAACAACACGCCCGAGTCTACCATCACTTTTGTGCGCACCAAACCGAAGTGCTCGAGCAGTTTCGGATCGAGCAGCAGTACGTCAGCCGGACACTGTTGGATGATTTAGCGTTTTGGCCGAGCGAGTGGGTTTGTAGCTTCAAGCGAAGTTGTCGACCCAAATTCCCGTTGAACTTGATTCGTGACCCTTATCAACCGAGTGATATGCGAGTGCTGGCGTTCCACGGCTATCCACTGCCTGACCAAGCGATCGCTGGCTATTCCGCAGGGCCTTTCAAATCAACACGTCCAGCGACTTGGCTCAAAACCTACTGGAACGATGCCGCCTAG
- a CDS encoding S46 family peptidase: MLLLSFTTGLPAQVSGDEGMYLFNELPAELLQERHDFEATAEWADALRLSSVRFNVGGSGSFISSDGLVLTNHHVASDTLHKLSTPDRNLIEDGYLAKSLQDELKAPDLELNQLVAILNVTERVNAGVSTDAVSEEAVKQRRAVIAEIEKESFDETGLRSDVVTLFGGAQYHLYRYKKYTDVRLVWAPETEAAFFGGDADNFEYPRFNLDATIMRVYEEGKPAKLDHFLRWNRNPLSEGELVFVSGNPGRTQRIFTVAALKFLRDDRIPYVLDYLRRKEILMQQFGLEGTEQARRARDELFGIQNARKAYTGMLAGLQDPQTFVAKRGREDRLLSELKKDTELADLAMAWSAIEAIQDDKRAMLDQTVSLRSTFAELAMQIVLLASEELKPNAERLRGFTDSSRESLMQELLSTAPIYRDLEQVKLADEISRLAIHRGVEDNLVQEILAGKGPRERAAALIEGTRLDDVEVRKELIEGGHNAVFSSQDPIMILARTLEPEYRIIREKNEQIEERERQAYAKVSQAITALEGTSGYPDATFTLRLAFGTVKGYSEDGKWIDPTTNFAGAYQHAESHKGQIDFDLPQSWMKAKDQVDLQAQLNFVCTADIIGGNSGSPVVSRDGELVGLIFDGNIQSLTSDYLYSDEQARAVSVSGVGILEALRSIYDAKALADSIGK, encoded by the coding sequence ATGTTATTGCTCAGTTTCACCACAGGGTTGCCAGCTCAGGTTTCTGGTGACGAAGGGATGTATTTGTTTAATGAGTTGCCTGCTGAACTTCTGCAAGAACGCCATGATTTCGAAGCGACGGCCGAATGGGCGGATGCACTGCGATTGTCGTCGGTTCGTTTTAACGTGGGAGGGTCCGGATCGTTCATTTCCAGCGACGGGTTGGTGTTGACCAATCATCATGTTGCCAGTGACACACTTCACAAATTGAGCACGCCAGATCGTAATCTGATCGAAGACGGGTACCTCGCCAAATCCTTGCAAGATGAATTGAAGGCACCCGATTTGGAACTGAATCAATTGGTAGCGATTCTGAACGTCACCGAGCGAGTCAATGCGGGCGTTTCGACCGATGCGGTCAGCGAAGAGGCGGTGAAGCAACGACGCGCCGTGATCGCGGAAATCGAGAAGGAATCATTTGATGAGACGGGGTTGCGTAGCGACGTGGTGACGTTATTTGGAGGTGCCCAATATCATCTGTATCGGTACAAGAAGTACACCGATGTCCGATTGGTTTGGGCTCCAGAGACGGAAGCGGCTTTTTTTGGTGGCGATGCGGATAACTTTGAATACCCACGCTTCAACCTCGACGCGACCATCATGCGAGTCTACGAAGAGGGGAAACCCGCGAAACTCGACCACTTTCTGCGCTGGAATCGGAATCCACTTTCCGAGGGGGAGTTGGTCTTTGTCAGCGGCAATCCGGGTCGCACACAGCGGATCTTTACCGTGGCAGCACTCAAGTTTTTGCGTGATGACCGAATTCCGTATGTCCTCGACTACTTGCGACGGAAAGAAATTTTGATGCAACAGTTCGGGTTGGAGGGGACGGAGCAGGCACGGCGGGCGCGGGACGAATTATTTGGAATCCAAAATGCTCGCAAGGCGTACACGGGTATGCTCGCCGGTTTGCAGGACCCGCAGACGTTTGTCGCCAAACGGGGCCGAGAAGACCGGCTGCTCAGCGAGCTGAAGAAAGATACCGAGCTGGCGGACTTGGCGATGGCGTGGTCCGCCATCGAAGCGATTCAAGACGACAAACGAGCCATGCTCGACCAGACCGTCAGTCTGCGCAGCACGTTCGCCGAGTTGGCGATGCAAATCGTCCTGCTTGCGAGTGAGGAGTTGAAACCGAATGCAGAGCGGCTTCGCGGGTTTACCGATTCGTCACGTGAATCACTGATGCAAGAATTGCTCAGCACGGCGCCGATCTACCGAGATTTGGAACAAGTCAAATTGGCCGATGAAATATCGCGTCTCGCGATTCACCGAGGTGTCGAGGACAATCTGGTTCAAGAGATTTTGGCCGGCAAGGGGCCGCGCGAACGCGCCGCGGCTTTGATCGAAGGGACGCGGCTCGATGATGTCGAAGTGCGCAAAGAACTGATTGAGGGTGGCCACAATGCGGTATTCAGTTCGCAGGATCCCATCATGATCTTGGCCCGGACGCTGGAACCCGAATACCGAATCATCCGCGAAAAGAACGAACAAATTGAAGAGCGGGAACGGCAAGCCTATGCGAAGGTTTCCCAAGCGATCACCGCACTGGAAGGGACGAGCGGCTACCCCGATGCCACGTTCACGTTGCGTTTGGCTTTTGGAACCGTCAAAGGTTATAGCGAAGACGGAAAATGGATCGATCCGACAACCAACTTCGCTGGAGCGTACCAGCATGCCGAATCACACAAGGGGCAAATCGACTTCGATCTGCCGCAGTCATGGATGAAGGCCAAGGACCAAGTTGATTTGCAGGCGCAATTGAATTTTGTTTGCACCGCCGACATCATCGGTGGTAACAGCGGTTCGCCGGTCGTCAGCCGTGACGGAGAGTTAGTCGGTTTGATCTTTGATGGGAACATTCAAAGTTTAACCAGCGACTACCTCTACAGCGATGAGCAGGCCCGAGCCGTCAGCGTCTCGGGTGTCGGCATCCTCGAAGCATTACGGTCAATCTACGATGCCAAAGCGTTAGCGGATTCGATCGGGAAATAG
- a CDS encoding lysylphosphatidylglycerol synthase transmembrane domain-containing protein: MHPTWKTIGWTAIKFAIPAAIILWLAFFHINWALLSAQPKNYGLLAAALLVALAAVSLSFARWCILVRCQGISLSMVEAFRISSICFLFNFVSAGSVGGDLFKAIFLAKRRPGKRIEAVASVFVDRGVGLYGLLLLVALALLVADPSGSSDENRDRLDQIKLATGILVSIGTVVLAVLVFGGKTVDQLVQLASRLRWIGPWVAKVGAPLRMFHRHPIAFFVAVAMSLGVHSLLVISMYLIARSLYVHPPTLLEHFVIVPIGMLAAAVPITPAGLGVYEVVIEWLYRTIPATKTAASGSLIALIFEIVKVTMAIVGTVFYWTANQEERESLEELE; this comes from the coding sequence ATGCACCCCACTTGGAAAACCATCGGATGGACCGCAATCAAGTTTGCGATCCCTGCTGCCATTATCCTCTGGCTGGCGTTTTTCCATATCAATTGGGCGCTACTTTCTGCACAGCCCAAGAACTATGGTCTGTTGGCCGCCGCGTTGTTGGTCGCACTTGCCGCCGTAAGCCTCTCGTTTGCTCGCTGGTGCATACTGGTCCGCTGCCAAGGCATCTCGTTGTCGATGGTCGAAGCGTTTCGGATCAGCTCCATTTGCTTTCTGTTCAACTTTGTTTCCGCTGGCAGCGTGGGCGGCGATCTCTTCAAAGCGATTTTCTTAGCCAAGCGCCGGCCCGGCAAGCGTATCGAAGCGGTCGCGTCGGTGTTTGTCGATCGAGGGGTGGGACTGTACGGGCTATTGCTGCTCGTTGCGCTGGCGTTGCTCGTTGCCGATCCCTCCGGTTCGAGCGACGAGAACCGCGATCGGCTCGATCAGATCAAGCTCGCCACAGGAATCCTCGTCAGCATCGGAACCGTGGTGTTGGCGGTATTGGTCTTCGGTGGCAAAACGGTCGACCAACTGGTGCAGTTGGCCAGCCGTCTCCGTTGGATCGGCCCGTGGGTTGCGAAAGTCGGTGCTCCGCTGCGAATGTTTCATCGGCATCCGATCGCCTTCTTTGTCGCCGTTGCGATGAGCCTCGGGGTTCACTCACTTTTGGTGATCAGCATGTACTTGATCGCTCGCAGTCTGTACGTCCATCCGCCAACGCTGTTGGAACACTTCGTGATTGTCCCGATCGGAATGCTCGCTGCGGCCGTGCCGATCACACCGGCCGGGCTGGGCGTCTACGAAGTAGTGATCGAATGGCTCTACCGAACGATCCCTGCAACGAAAACGGCCGCCTCGGGCAGCTTGATCGCCTTGATCTTTGAAATCGTTAAGGTCACGATGGCGATCGTTGGAACGGTGTTCTACTGGACCGCCAACCAAGAGGAACGTGAAAGCCTTGAAGAACTCGAATAG
- a CDS encoding DUF6268 family outer membrane beta-barrel protein encodes MERLYDRNRTLLLLATILMIVLQRFAAAQDYDPMIVSDAVEQEVYQNTELRFGEEPVERFRKSFYQGTELVGGYLADLGDKAGGLDVSFEEARVSLGVPLGSMDNLLAIRPYFRADHLNGPTTIDVPETLYDTGVSLFNRRVWSDRFSTTVMITPSVRSDFTTSKKAFRLFGLGLVNWQKRPDLSLSLGVVYLGRSDLPLLPAFGATWTPNPWWKFDAMLPRPRIARRLWKQGGQAEAWAYIGGTLGGNTWAVTRDSGADDELTLSDLRLLAGYEQIRAGNRGLFVEGGYSFNRSIEYEQTEDDIDLDDALFVQAGWQF; translated from the coding sequence ATGGAACGACTGTACGATCGAAACAGAACGCTCTTGCTGCTGGCAACGATCTTGATGATCGTGCTGCAGAGGTTTGCTGCTGCCCAAGATTACGATCCGATGATTGTCAGCGACGCGGTGGAACAAGAAGTCTATCAAAACACCGAACTGCGATTTGGCGAAGAACCGGTCGAGAGATTCCGCAAGAGCTTCTATCAAGGGACCGAGCTTGTTGGAGGATACCTCGCGGACCTTGGCGACAAGGCGGGTGGGTTGGACGTCTCGTTTGAAGAAGCTCGAGTCAGCCTCGGTGTTCCGCTTGGCAGCATGGACAACCTGCTGGCGATTCGGCCCTATTTCCGTGCCGATCATTTGAACGGCCCTACGACCATCGACGTTCCCGAAACGCTTTACGACACCGGTGTCTCACTGTTTAATCGAAGGGTATGGTCCGATCGTTTTTCGACGACCGTGATGATCACCCCCTCGGTACGAAGTGATTTCACGACCAGTAAGAAAGCCTTTCGCTTGTTTGGATTGGGGTTGGTCAATTGGCAAAAGCGTCCTGATTTGAGCTTGTCGTTGGGGGTCGTCTACCTCGGACGATCCGACTTGCCTCTGTTACCCGCCTTTGGTGCGACGTGGACGCCGAATCCTTGGTGGAAGTTTGACGCGATGCTACCGCGGCCGCGGATTGCGCGACGGCTTTGGAAACAGGGTGGTCAGGCGGAGGCCTGGGCTTACATCGGGGGAACGCTTGGCGGCAACACCTGGGCGGTGACACGTGACAGCGGTGCCGACGATGAGTTGACGCTCAGCGATCTGCGATTACTCGCGGGCTACGAACAAATCCGGGCTGGCAATCGTGGATTGTTCGTCGAGGGGGGGTATAGCTTCAATCGATCGATCGAGTACGAGCAAACCGAGGACGACATCGATCTGGACGACGCACTGTTTGTGCAGGCCGGTTGGCAGTTCTAG